The genomic segment GGAGCTGGCCGCGTGGCGGGCCACCCTGCCGGACGCCACCGAAAAAGGCCCGCTGCCCGACCAGGCGGCACTCGACGCCTGGGCCCGGGAGCGTACCGGCGGGCTGATCGACCGCTTCCCGGTCGACCTCGCCCCGGACACGCTGCTGGTCCTGGCCAACGCGCTCGCGACCCGGGTGTCGTGGGCCGACCCGTTCGACACCGCCCCGGCCACCGAACTGGGCGCGGGCAGCGCCTGGTCGGGCCGGCTGAGCCGGGTGCTGCGGACGCCGCCGTCCGGGCACCGCTGCTGGGTGGCGGCCACCGACCGGGCCGGGGACGTGGCGGTGCACGCGGTGCCGGCCGGCGACGACGGCGCCGGCATGCTCGTGGTGTCGGTGGCCGCCGCGCCCGAGGTACCGGCCGCCGACGTGCTGGCCGCCGCGCAGGAGCTGGCGAGCGCCGCCGCGCTCCTGCCGGACTCCATGCCGGGCCGCCGGTCGCTGTACGACCTTCCGCTGGGCGAGACACCGCTGTGGACGGTGCGGGAGGAGCCGATCCTGACGTTCGAGGCGAACCCCCGGGTGGAACGCGCCACCGCGGTGCTGCCCTGCTGGTCGGCGCGCAGCCGGCACGACCTGACCGCGCCCGGGTTCGGCTTCGACGCGGCGGCGCGGGCACTCGGCGAGCTGCTGGGCATGACCGGGCCGGGGTTCGACGCCGCGCAGTCCGCGGTGGCCCGGTTCGGCCGCCACGGCTTCGAGGCGGCCGCGGTGACCGGGTTCTTCACGGTGACCAGCGCGCCGCCGGAGCGGGTCGCCCGCGTCGCGGAGCTGCGCTTCGGTCACCCGTACGCGGTGGTCGCGGTGACCACCGACCCGGCCGGTGGGCCGTGGCACGCGCTGCCTGTCTACTCCGCCTGGGTGGCCGATCCGGAGGAGTTGCCCGCCGACGAGGCCGGGTAGGCGGCGAGCGCGCTGGTGAGCTGGTCCAGTCCCAGCGAGCCGAGTTCCAGCGCCCGGTTGTGGAACGCGCGCCGGTCGCCGGGGAACGCCGCGCGGCCGTCGCGCCACACCCGCTCCCCTACCTTGTAGGTGAGCGCCTGCCCGGGCCGGCCCAGGTACCGGGCGACTTCCAGTGGCGCGTACGGGCCCTGGTGGCAGCGGTCGCGCAGCAGGTCCAGCGCGGCCTGCGGCGTCCACGGCGTGCTGCCGCCGGGCATCGGCAGCCGTAGGTGCAGGCCGATGTCGAGCACCACCCGGGCCGCCCGCAGCAACTGCATGAACAGGTGGCCCAGCCGGGCGCCCGGCTGCTCGTAGAGTCCGAGTTCGTCCATCAGCCCCTCGGCGTACAGGGCCCAGCCCTCCTGGGCGCCGGAGAGCCCGCCGAGCAGGTTCAGCCGCTGCCCGGGGCCACCCCGGCACGCCTCCGCGCCGAGATGCAGATGGTGGCCGGGAACGCCCTCGTGGTACGCGGTGCTGTACGCCCACCAGGTCGGGAAGCGCTCCTGTCCCTCGGGCAGCAGCCAGGAGACCCGGCCCGGCCGGGTCAGGTCCCGCGACGGCGCGATGTAGGCGGTGCCGCCCGACGTGGTGACCCGTGACTCGATGCGCCGCAGCGGCGCGGGGATGTCGAAGTGCGTACCGTGCATCCGCTCGGTGGTGGCCTCCAGCAGCTCCTGGAGCCAGGCGGCGAATTCGTCCCGGCTGCCCAGCACACCTGGCGCGTCGGGGCGGTCGAGCCGTTGAAGCACCTCGGGCACCGTGCCGCCCAGGGCCTTCGCCTCGGCGACGAGTTCCGCCTCGATCGTGGTGAACTCGTCCCAGCCCCACTCGTACAGCTCGCGCAGGTCTGGTTCCGTGCCGAGGAAGGTCCGCACCCAGAGCGCGTACCGTGCCGGGCCGAACGCCTCGTCGTCGCGCGCGAGCGGCGCGAGGTCCGCGGTGAGCGTCGTGGCGAACCTCCGGTACGCCTCCCGCGCGTCCCGCGCCACCGCCTGCAACGACGCGCGCTGCGGGCCGTCGCCGTAGCGCTGCACGAGCGCCGTGTCCTCGTCGATCCAGGTGCGGCAGCGCTGCGTCACCAGGTCCACCTGGCGTCGCGTGGGCAGGTGACCGCGTTCGGCGGCGAGCAGCAGGCTCCGGGCGTACCCGTCGAGTGCGGCCGGGATCGCGGCCTGGCGGGCGCCGACGCGGGCCCAGCCGTCCTCGGAGGCCGCGCCCCCGGCGTCGCGGCCCGGCACTGCGGACTCGACGCACTGGCGGATGAGCTGGAGCGGGCCGGTGGCCGCGACGTGCAGTTCCCGCAGGTCCTCCCCGGCGTCGTGGAAGGCGATCCGGGCGCGCAGCCGTTCGGTGAGGTGAGCGTGCAGCGGGGTGATGGGGAGCGCCTCGATCCGGCGCAGGGCGCGGGCGGCAAGATCGGCGCGGGCCTGGTGACCGTCCGGGCTGTAGTCGGTGAGCCCGTCGACGTCCTGCTCACCGGCCTCGACCACCGCCGCGCACGGATCGAGGCGGGCCGCCTCCCGCAGCAACCCGTCGGTGACGTCCTCGCTCATCGCACCGATGCTAGCCCCGGTGATCAAGGAGTTCGTGCCTGCCGGAGGGCCCGGAAAGGACACGAACTCCTTGATCAGCCGGATGGGCGACGGGGTCAGACCGAGACCAGCTCCTTCTTCTCGGCCTTGGCGGCCAGGCGCTTCTCGCGCTCCTGGGCGCCGATCAGATCGTCCGGCAGGGAGTCCTCGACCTCGATGTCGAAGCGGCGCAACAGCCGGATCGAGAAACCGCCGAGCGTGATGAGGATCAGCGCCACGCCGAAGCAGATGTACGCGAAGCCGATGCCCCGGCCCGGGCCGGTGCCGATCACCGCGCCCACCGAACCGGCCAGTGCCCCGCCCGGGGCGAGCATCGGCTCGAACAGCGCGGTGGCGCCCGGCGCGAGCAGCGCGAACCCGATCGGCAGCGTCGACCAGGAGATGGTCTGGTTGAGGCTGAACACCCGGCCGTGGAAGCGCTGCGGCACCTTCACCTGGACGATCGTCGCGTAGATCGACTGCGCGGTGGTCATCGACATGGCCAGCCAGCAGAAGCCGACGCAGATCATCGCCACCGACGCGTCCAGCCCGATCAGCACGCAGCCGATGGCGGTGCCCATGTTGCCGATCAGCACGCCGATCATCCGGCGCTTACGCGGACCGCCCCACAGCGACATGAGGACGCCGCCGAGCACCGCGCCGACCGCCTCGGCCAGCGCGACCTGCGCCACCTGGGTCGGGCTGCCGAACGACAGCACCAGCGGCGTGATGAGCACCAGCGCGGGCGCCAGGAAGATGTTGCCCAGCGCGAAGTAGCCGAGCATCAGCCGGAACCCGCGGTGCCGCCACGAGTAGCGCATCCCGTTGGCGATGGCCACCAGCAGCCGTTCCCGGGGCCGCCAGCCCAGCGCGTCCGGGAATCGGACCACGGCGAGGGTGAGCACCGCGAACACGTAGCTGGCCACGTCGACCAGCAGGATGCCCTTCAGCTCGATGGTGGCGAGCAGACCGGCCGCGAACGCCGGCATGAGCAGAGTGGCCACACCGGTGGACAGCTGGGTGATGCCCATGGCGTGCCCGAGGTAGCGCTTGGGCACCAGCTGCGGCACCGCCGACTGGAACGCGATCCGCTGGAACGAACCGGCCACCGAACTGAGCGCCACCAGCATGTAGATGTGCCAGAGCACCAGGTTGTCGGTCCACAACAGCGTGGCCAGCACCAGCTGGACGGAACCCGCGAAGCAGCTCGCCGTCATCATGATGCGACGCCGGCTGACCCGGTCGACCAGGGCACCGGCCACCGGCAGCATGAGCACGCCGCAGATCAGCGCGAGCGCCCAGAGCAGGCCGAGGTTCGCCACCGAGCCGGTGCGGTTGAACAGCCAGATCGGCAGCGCGAACGCGGTCAGCGCGGAACCGGTGCTGGAGATGAGCTGACCGGTCGTGATGGCCATGAACCGGCCCATGCTCGGCTTGAC from the Micromonospora sp. WMMA1947 genome contains:
- a CDS encoding DUF885 domain-containing protein, giving the protein MSEDVTDGLLREAARLDPCAAVVEAGEQDVDGLTDYSPDGHQARADLAARALRRIEALPITPLHAHLTERLRARIAFHDAGEDLRELHVAATGPLQLIRQCVESAVPGRDAGGAASEDGWARVGARQAAIPAALDGYARSLLLAAERGHLPTRRQVDLVTQRCRTWIDEDTALVQRYGDGPQRASLQAVARDAREAYRRFATTLTADLAPLARDDEAFGPARYALWVRTFLGTEPDLRELYEWGWDEFTTIEAELVAEAKALGGTVPEVLQRLDRPDAPGVLGSRDEFAAWLQELLEATTERMHGTHFDIPAPLRRIESRVTTSGGTAYIAPSRDLTRPGRVSWLLPEGQERFPTWWAYSTAYHEGVPGHHLHLGAEACRGGPGQRLNLLGGLSGAQEGWALYAEGLMDELGLYEQPGARLGHLFMQLLRAARVVLDIGLHLRLPMPGGSTPWTPQAALDLLRDRCHQGPYAPLEVARYLGRPGQALTYKVGERVWRDGRAAFPGDRRAFHNRALELGSLGLDQLTSALAAYPASSAGNSSGSATQAE